In the Verrucomicrobiia bacterium genome, one interval contains:
- a CDS encoding RidA family protein: protein MAGRTSVSKVFGPYSPIRQAGSLYYVSGQVGVDPDTNQCGHTIEEQTGQVMANMQTVLASAGLDISDVVKCTIYLKDMSDFAKMNDVYAGFFEPPFPARGTVAVKDLPHVGGEANILVEIEAIAYKESA from the coding sequence ATGGCGGGGAGAACTTCGGTGTCTAAGGTATTTGGCCCCTACAGCCCCATCAGACAGGCCGGAAGCCTGTACTACGTGTCTGGGCAAGTAGGCGTGGACCCAGACACCAACCAGTGCGGCCACACCATAGAGGAACAAACCGGACAGGTTATGGCCAACATGCAGACAGTTCTAGCATCCGCAGGACTTGATATAAGTGACGTAGTCAAATGCACCATCTACCTCAAGGATATGAGCGACTTCGCAAAAATGAACGACGTCTACGCTGGCTTTTTTGAGCCGCCATTCCCAGCCCGCGGTACCGTAGCCGTAAAAGACCTGCCGCACGTCGGGGGCGAGGCAAATATTCTGGTAGAGATCGAAGCCATTGCTTATAAGGAATCAGCGTGA